The Streptomyces pratensis genomic interval CCGCCGCACTGTGTCGCCGGCACGGAGGGCGTGGGCTTCCACCCCAATTTCGCCCCCGCCGTGGCCTCCGGCGCGATCGACACCGTCTTCGACAAGGGGGCGTACGCCGCGGCGTACAGCGGCTTCGAGGGCGTCGACGAGAACGGCACCGGCCTCGCCCAGTGGCTGCGGGACCGGTCGGTCACCGCTGTCGACGTCGTCGGCATCGCCACGGACCACTGTGTGCGGGCGACGGCCCTCGACGCCGCCCGGGAGGGCTTCGCCACCCAGGTACTGCTGGACCTGACCGCCGGTGTCGCCGAGGGCACCACCGAGCGGGCCCTGGAGGAGCTGCGGACCGCCGGTGTGGAGCTGTCGGGGAAGCCGGTCGTCTGACCGGTCCCGGCGCTCTCAGGCGGCCGGGCGGGCAGGTCCCGGCGCTCTCAGGCGGCCGGGCGGGCCGGTCCCGCGTATCCGGTGGATCCCAGCAGCGCCCGTATCGGGTGCCAGAGCTCCTGGGCGGTCTGGGGCGCCGTACGCCAGAGAAGCCCGTCCGGGTGGTGCAGGACCGCCGTGACCTCGTCAGGGGTGGGCGGCTGGGCG includes:
- a CDS encoding isochorismatase family protein, producing the protein MHRALIVVDVQNDFCEGGSLAVAGGADVAAAITDLIGEAQPGYSHVVATRDHHIDPGDHFSSAPDFENSWPPHCVAGTEGVGFHPNFAPAVASGAIDTVFDKGAYAAAYSGFEGVDENGTGLAQWLRDRSVTAVDVVGIATDHCVRATALDAAREGFATQVLLDLTAGVAEGTTERALEELRTAGVELSGKPVV